From Lycium ferocissimum isolate CSIRO_LF1 chromosome 12, AGI_CSIRO_Lferr_CH_V1, whole genome shotgun sequence, one genomic window encodes:
- the LOC132039463 gene encoding uncharacterized protein LOC132039463, with translation MEEMMKKMMGDMQKMMIDQQKLIADNPNRHLVVRNLERQMGQIAGAQNTRPPGRLPSDTDVNPKPCNVVTLRNGRELEEVAPKKTSRVEAEKEKITEEMIEEERVVKTPVAKQPPPVVAKPPPPFPQRLARQKEEATYKKFFYLLKQVHVNVPLVDMLQGIPKYAKYIKDIVANKSRFAEYATVALTEECTSRIQNRLPTKLKDPGSFTIDISIRKLVVARALCDLSASINLMPSSIFRKLGLGVPRPTTIVLQLADRSLARPEGIIEDVLVQVGSLIIPADFVILDFEPDPEVPFILGRPFLATGRALIDVPTGQLTMRVHDKVEVFNVYQALKMPAIYEELSAITVLNDDTRRPLITSHDPLERALVGDDIFGDTSAVEMVQILDMASI, from the coding sequence ATGGAAGAGATGATGAAAAAGATGATGGGTGATATGCAGAAGATGATGATAGACCAGCAAAAGTTGATAGCAGATAATCCGAATCGCCATTTGGTTGTGCGGAATTTAGAGAGGCAGATGGGACAGATAGCTGGTGCACAAAATACTAGACCACCCGGAAGACTTCCAAGTGATACGGATGTGAATCCCAAGCCTTGTAATGTTGTGACTCTTCGAAATGGGAGAGAACTAGAGGAAGTGGCTCCTAAGAAAACCAGTCGAGTAGAAGCTGAAAAAGAGAAGATTACCGAGGAGATGATTGAAGAAGAGAGGGTAGTCAAGACACCAGTGGCAAAGCAGCCACCGCCCGTGGTTGCAAAGCCACCACCCCCATTCCCTCAACGTCTGGCAAGACAGAAAGAAGAGGCTACTTACAAGaagtttttttatttgcttaaacAGGTACACGTGAATGTCCCATTGGTTGATATGCTACAGGGTATTCCAAAGTATGCTAAGTACATCAAAGATATTGTTGCAAACAAAAGCCGATTCGCAGAGTATGCCACCGTTGCACTTACTGAGGAGTGCACTTCGCGGATTCAAAACAGGTTGCCCACTAAATTGAAAGATCCCGGAAGTTTCACGATTGATATTTCTATTAGGAAGCTGGTTGTCGCTCGAGCACTATGTGATCTTAGTGCAAGTATAAATTTGATGCCTTCATCTATCTTCAGAAAGCTAGGTTTGGGAGTGCCCAGACCAACCACTATAGTTCTTCAGCTGGCGGACAGATCGTTAGCAAGACCAGAAGGCATTATTGAAGATGTACTGGTGCAAGTGGGGTCGTTGATAATTCCTGCAGACTTCGTGATTTTGGACTTCGAGCCAGACCCGGAAGTCCCATTTATTTTGGGGCGTCCATTCTTGGCCACAGGGAGAGCACTTATTGATGTACCTACCGGGCAGCTCACCATGAGAGTACATGATAAAGTTGAGGTCTTCAATGTATACCAAGCTCTGAAGATGCCTGCAATCTATGAGGAGCTGTCCGCCATTACTGTTCTGAATGATGATACACGAAGGCCACTCATCACTTCTCATGATCCATTGGAGAGAGCCTTGGTGGGGGATGATATTTTTGGTGACACATCGGCGGTTGAGATGGTGCAGATTCTGGATATGGCAAGTATTTAA